The Periophthalmus magnuspinnatus isolate fPerMag1 chromosome 19, fPerMag1.2.pri, whole genome shotgun sequence region agtaaaattttaaacctaaaaaattgCCAAACTGGGAAGagaattatattttttcttagctaaatcttaaatataatgatcttcAGTCTGTAAAATGAGTGAttgaacatgaacatgaatgAGTGAATGTGGCTGTAGCTCTGGTCTGTAGTGAATGCTGTGCCTCGGGTTGTACGTTTCTGTAGCTGTGGTTTTAtgaatgagtttataaacgAGTGATTCTCACAATATCTCCAGAGTGTCGAGGGTTTCCTGCCACAAACGTCACAGACACCACGTCGCCCTGAAACCATAGGATTTAGGTTCAAATCTCGACTTGAAACATGTAAGATAATCAGGATTTAATAGAATTATGATCATGCTatctggacctggtttagacctagtttagacctggtttagacctagtttagacctggtttagacccaccTTCCTGTAGACTGGGTAGACCTGCTCCAGGACTTGTCCAAAGCTCGTGTTCACTGGTTTCCTGTCGGCGGTGGCAGCTGGGAGCAGGTTAAACAGGTTTGAGAAGAACGGAGGCTCCGGTCCAGAATCCAGACCTGAGACTGAGTCCTAGACCACAGGAAGACCCGGTCAGGAATAagaatatatatacagtcctggtttagtcctggtttagtcctggtttagtcctcgttcagtcctggtttagtcctgtttagtcctgttcagtcctggttcagtcctggtttagtcctggtccagtactTCTCTGATGGCTCTTGACAGATGTGTAAACTTGTGGATATAAGCTGTGAGGGTGTGGGGTCCAAAGATGGTGGAGGCGGCTTCGTATCTCTGcacctgagacagagacagagtggttatcccagtgtgtcagatgccctcccagtgtgtgaaACAATGAAcctcccatagagttacatagaCCCCTGTCTGTATGACAGTGTGACATCATTAAATTTCCATGTGAACCTTtgaccccctctgaccccctctgaccccccTCTGGCCCCCTCTGACTCCCAGCTGACCTGGCTCATTCCTGGTTCCTTAGCTTGACTTAATTTTCCTTATTTTTCTCCAGAAACAGTTCAAAACGTTCTCCATCAGTTAAAACCTTAGCTCACCTTCATTTAAGTTAAATAGAGTTCACAAAGAAAGCTTCatgaggtttatttttacaaaaacgCCGGTAAAATCCTGTATCACCGTaatcacaaacacatgaaatattACTCATCTGTTTACTCGGGTTTTTTAGCAGTTAAATGTGATATTAACACAAATGCAGCTCAGATTTCActtaaagaataataaaaatagatagaATATTACACTTGTCCAGGTACGAGACCctctttgacctctgacccctggctCTCACCTGGTACTCTTCGTAGGTGGTGATGTAGTGAGTGTACACGTTACTGAGGCCGGCGATGACCACCTCCAGGTCCCTGAACCCTCCATCGACCTGCAGCTCCTGAAACACAGACACTACaggtcattaaaggtcctacattacacaaaaaaaaaaaacacgttataatgtcgttaaaaacagacctggatttgagttttatttcattcacacatatttgagcacatctccaacgctcaaaatgctctgttccacctcgtgatgtcatgtccttttacttttaattccaggactgaaacgatccaaatgattctggggtttaaaaacacactggagcacttcctgtttcaccgcgtgacatcacaaggtggaatagagggTTTctagtttgagagaaaaactcagcctaaatacgcagagtttgtgtgttaaaacatgtgtgaatgaaacaaacaaaaaaacacaactccaggtctgtttgtgatgaggaagcattataacagagatgtaATTTTATTTCGTATAGTCTTTGAACGCACCACTGACTTGCAGCTCCTGAGACAAACTACACGTCCATGCACAGGTTTATACTGAGACTAGAGTGGCACAgacaaaatatatttgaatcatTTAATAAATATATCACTGACTGCCTCGAtcaaagaaaaattacatatttacttatatatttGTGACGCTGTAGCTCGACGGCAGCGCTAACTTTCAACCCAAGTGATTGAAATAACTTACTTTTAGCTTCACATTTTTAGTATTTAGATGTTAAATTAGAAATACAGACAGCAATTAAGTCaaacagtgaagtgtgaaatgGAGGAGGGAGTGGGCGGTTAGCagcgctgttaatcaaacctgttgctaactctagcggCGGCGACGTCAGAGAAAGAtggcgcctgattggtctgttattaatgttcatatcttgatttagtgaaaatagtgaaataaaaactgcagGATCATGGAGAGTGGGTTAAACTCAACATTGTAAGGTCAGAGgttacagagggaggagctgtgttttttcaatagaaagtgaattggagccagagtcgatggagctaaaTTGcgcgtgctcacttcctgtttgttacGTTAGATGTATCCTTTTCTAAACTTCACGCAGAAACATGAAACACGGTTGGGGATTAAAACCGAGGACCCTGTCGCTGTGATTCACCTGTTTGACGGCCTCTCGGAGTCTTCGGCCCGACATGGTCCTGGGACGGAGCAGAGGGACAGTTAGGATCAACTTTAAGTCTGTGGggtatataaaatgtgtgttttgtgtgtgtttttgtatgctttgtgtgtgtttttgtatgttttgtatgtgtttttgtgtgtgtttgtgtgtgttttatgtgtgttttgtgtgttttatgtgtgttttatgtgtatgttttgtgtgtgttttatgtgtgtttatgtgtattttgtgtgtgttttgtgcgtgtgttttatgtgtgttttgtgtatgttttatatgtgtgtgttttgtgtgttttgtgtgttttgtgtgagtCTTACGTGATTTCTCCGGGAATGGCCAGCACAGCCACAGACCCGATCAGGAGCATCTGCACGTCGATGATGGTTGGGTGCCACGGCAACGGCCATGTCATCTGACACAAAGTACACGGAAAATACACAATACTCAAAAGGTGTTTACATACTGTAGTACAAATATTCAATATGTATCACATCAGCCAGGGTATCtgacacaaagtacacagaaaatacacagaaaataccACTAATGCAATAAACACTGGAACAGACTTAgtagataaacaaataaacaaactttacagtagtactagtagtagtagaggtataTAGTACACATAGCAGCAATAGTAGCCATAGCAGTACTTTTACATCTCTGTTAGTGAAATGACTTTAGGTCTATGCCATGACATCAGGAAaatctgtagtagtagtataagtacCTCTCCTGTATTGAACAGTATGAGGTtggtgacagtagtagtagtagtttgtagtagtagtagtagtagtagcaggataGTAGTATTAgagtcagtagtagtagcagcagtagcagtagtagtagtagtagtagtagtagtagtagtagtagtagtagtagtagcagcataaTAGTATTAGaggcagtagaagtagtagtaatattagtagcgGTAGCAGTATCACcatcatcagcagcagcagtagtagtagtagtggtggtaatagtagtagtagtaatagtacctCTCCAGTACTGAACAGAATGGGTTTGGGACGGTGACATGCTTGAGTCTCGTTAGACGGAGGACCCACAAGAGCGTCTCTGATCCCGTCCCAGAACGGGTCCCCCTCCACCgctccttcaaaataaaacatctttacaAAACATGAGCTCAAATGTCGCCCTGTGTCactcattcaaaataaaactacaagaCCCTGTACGCAGCGCTGACCCCCCCTCCTGGGACAAACTACAGGCCCACACACAGGTTTATAAGGGCGAAGGTtgacggtttgaatcccactctcaacataaacacaggtgaatgctgttcttgtgtccttcagcaagacacttaacccacctcgccccccagtgtctgcgttcaCTGCTGTATGAACGTGCGGATGGCTAAAAAACACTACAATTAAACAGGCCCCTCCAGAATAAAAGACTTTTAAATATCCttcaaagtaaaacatatttaaacatcCTACAAAATAAGACTTTAAACTGAGCCCTCTACTgctccttcaaaataaaacactacacCTAAGGATCGACAAAATAAAAGACTTTACGCTGCATCCTCCACTgccccttcaaaataaaatactacatCTAAGGATCTACAAAATAAAAGGCTTTACACTGCACCCTCCACTgctccttcaaaataaaacacggCACTTAAGGatctacaaaataaaagactTTACATTGCACTCTCCACTgctccttcaaaataaaacacggCATTTAAGgacctataaaataaaatactttatactgCACCCTCCACTGCCCCttcaaaagaaaatacatttaaataaaatacaatacaaaataagaGCTGTAATGACTGTTTTAAAtatccttcaaaataaaacatctttaaacaACCTACAAAATAAGATTTTAAACTGCACCTTCCACTgctccttcaaaataaaacactacatTTAAGGACCTACAAAATAAGATTTTAAACTGCACCTTCCACTgctccttcaaaataaaacactacatTTAAGGACCTACAAAATAAAAGACTTTACACTGCACCCTCCACTGCCCCTTcaagagaaaacacatttaaatacactaCAAAATAAGAGCTTAAACTGAAAAACCTCCACCgctccttcaaaataaaagactgCATTTAATGCACCCCTTCAGAATAAAAGGCATTTAAATACGCTACAAAAAATAAGAGCTTAAACGTCACCCTCCACAgctccttcaaaataaaaaactcaatttaacacgccccttcaaaataaaatacatttaaatatgctAAAATAAGAGCTCATAAagactgtaaagcactttgaattactttgtgtacaaattgtgtcatacaaataaacttgacttgccTGCCTTGCCTTGTAGTATTACTAGCAGCAGTATTATtagcagtatttgtagtatttgtagtatttgtacccTGAGTGAAGTTGAGgtctcctcctccgtctgtcGTCCCAGCGGCAAAACTGTGTCCCAGAGCAGGTTTACATGTTGACACCTGAAGTAGAAGTATTTATAGTCCaaaaagtacacacaggacTGATACTACTGCAGTACCCCTGAGTAGTATgtacagtagtattagtatcatGTGAGTGCTGTTGATCTTCACAGGCAGGTTGTATTTTGTGTAGGTGTGCCACTGTTAgtatctggaacattcccaagcgctttgaaaactgcagttatcaagcctctcctgaAGAAGAGCAATTATGATGacacaatactgaacaattatcgaccaatctcaaatctgccgtttttaggcaaagtcctcgaaaaagttgtttaccaacagcttattaacttcctcaaaatgaacaactcctttgatttcctccaatcaggttttagacccaccacagcactgagactgctcttatcaaggtgacaaatgacatccgcatgaacactgatgcaggcaaagtctcagtcttgatcctgttagatctgagtgctgcctttgacactgtggatcatgggattctcttacagagactaggggactgggtgggcatctctgctacggcactaaactggttcaagtcctatttagaaaacagggagtactttgttgaaattggaaaatgtatatcagataaaatgtccctgacctgtggggtaccccagggttcaatcctgggacccctgctgttcaatctctacatgctgccgttaggccagttaacaCGCAGctataatgtgtcttaccacaactatgcagaagacactcagatctatgtctcactgcggcaggtgaatatgaaccagtggattcactcactgcatcaacagatcagtgtgtggatgtgaaacaactttctccagctaaactcagacaagactgaagtcatcatctttggcccacagaaacatagagaaagtgtcagcagtcacctccagtctctctctctaaaaccttcaaatcaggctagaaatctaggggtaataatggactcagacttgaactttaacagccacatcaaatcaataacatctgcagctttttaccacctaaaaaacattgcaaaaatcaaaggtatactgtcaaaaccagacttagagagacttatccatgcatttgtctccagtaggttagactactgtaacggcctgctcacatcactggcctctccaaacgagccttaacacagctgcagtacattcagaacgctgctgctcgggtcctgactagaaccaggaagtacgagcacataagtcctgtgctcaggtctctgcactggcttcctgtagctcaaagaatagactttaaagcagctctgcttgtgtataagtctctccatggcctaggtccaaagtatatctctgacatgttagtgccatatgaaccatctctcactctgaggacttcagggaccggcctcctgctaatgcccagagtcaggactaaacatgaggaatcagtgtttcagttttatgcagctaaaacttggaacagtcttcctgaagatgtgagacaggcctctacttacttacttacttaatatttaaatccaggctcaaaacggttctgtttagctgtgcatacgactgaaaggtttttattctgcactcttctcctttaatggtaattttatgatgacaaaagaaacatggactgatggacttttattagacatagtaaagtgacaggaaagtatttgagaagtgacaggaaaggtttttttgtaaagtaatgggaaagttcttaaactgagcaagacagtgtttaaagagtgcgagagagagttttaaaaggggcaaacgagtgggtgagagagttgcagattgggtgattatttatgttttgatttttgtgtgattttaatgtctttcttattctgtaaagcactttgaaataccttgtgtacgaattgtgctatacaaataaacttgccttgcctattacagtagtagtattggtaatgcagtagtagtactagtagagCAGTATTTACAGTAATATttgtactgcagtagtagtattcgcagtagtattagtaccgTGTGAGTACTGTTGATCTTCACAGTCACGTTGCTCATGTCGACCCACTGATGAGCGAAGTGTAACGGCCCCGTCACCTCCTCCACTGCAGTACTGTACAGCTCCTGAAGTACAAGTATACACAAGTACACATCAGAGTACTACACATGTCAGTACCACACCATTACATAATTATCAGTCTCTACCTTGGTCTTCCTGTAAATGTAtacagttttagtcctggtttagtcctcttacAGTCTCggttttagtcctagattagtcctggtttagatctagtttaatcctgttttagtcctggtttagtcctgttacagtTCAGGTCTagtctggttctagtcctgttaTTGTCCCATtatggtcctggtctagtttggttctagtcctgtcataatcctggttcagtttcagtcttgtcatggtttagtcctgttgtagtccggTTCTAGTCCTGTTATAATTTTGGTTAAGTCCCAGTCTAGTGctgatttaggcctggtttggtcctggtttggtcctggtttagtcctactatAGTCTGGTtctagtcttgttctagtcttgttataatcctggtttagtcacagtctagtcctgtcttagtcctggttcactcccaatctaatcctgggttagtcctggttcagtctcagtctagtcctgatttagtcctggttcagtcctggttctagtctggTTCTAGTCCCGGTCTTACCTTGGTCTTCTTGTAGATGTTCTCAGCAATGATCCTGGTGCTCTCAAACATGTCGACTCCAGGCCCCACCCCCATGCACATCTTTGtctgaaacaaatataaaaaataaaaatatgaacaataatgAACAGTTTGTAGGCCTGCCTGGCTCACACATGTCTTTTCAGGTCTTCAggactttgtgatggccactccaaaacattgactttgttacccttaagccactttgtaaccacttTGGCAGTATGTTTCAGGTTATTGTCCTTTtgaaagacccatttgtgcccaagctttaacttcctgtctgatgttttgagatgttccttcagtatttccacataatgttttttcctcatgatgcatccactccaaaacattgactttgttacccttaagccactttgtaaccattTTGGCAGTATGTTTCAGgttattgtccatttggaagacccatttgcgcccAAGCTTTCACTTCCTGTCTGACTTCTTGAGATGTTCCTTagacagttgggatggtgttctcagggtTGCAAGCTTTCCCCAGGATAAgcatattagtagtagtagtagtagtagcagtatttgcagtagtgttTATAGTAACACTCACAAACTCCCTACTGAACAGGtgcattagtagtagcagtttgcAGTAGTACTCTCTTACCCCTCCAACAGGACACGAGCCGTTGAGATAGTCACACTTGAGGCCGGTGTTGGCGCAGTAGGGCCCCCTGGTGTTTGGAGTCACATCTCCAAGATTCGAGCTTGAAAAACCTGCCACAAAGCGACcctgaaaaagaggagagaggtaactgtagagacagaggggaggaaCAAGAGACTCAGTAATTGTATCAGtattagtatcagtagtagtagtgtacaGTACCTCTCCAGGCAGCCCCTGGTTCTTGTTCAtgtgttgtagtaatagtagtagtagcagtaatagcagcaggagtagtatcagtagtagtagtagcagtagtaatagcagtaggagtagcagtaggagtagcagtagtagtcatgTTCACAGTACCTCTCCAGGCAACCCCTGGTTCTTGTCCAtgtgttgtagtaatagtagtagtagtagtagtagtagtagtagtagtagtagtagtagtagtagtagtagtagtagcagtagtagcagtagcagtagtagtagtagtagtagtatttacatTACCTCTCCGGGCAGCCCCTGGTTCTTGTCCAGCTCCATCATGAGGGAGGCCAGGCCCATGTTGTCGCTGCTGACCATTCTGTTTGTGTAGTTCATACTGACCGCGTGCACCGCGAACCAGCTGTCCATCACACACAGGAAGTGATGTCACAAACAGGAAGTTACTGCTTATAACTGGACAGCTCTTTGGTCAGTTTGCAGTGTGTTAAATGAGTTATTGGCCTAAGAACACCGAGGTCTTTAGTAGTTAATTACCGTAGTTCTTATACAGTTGGTAggttagtagtagtggtagttgtgtGGAGGTGTTTTGATAGTTAGTCGTGAGtttgttgagttttttaccCGAGAACTCCGATGGCGTTTGTGGCTGGGTTCTTATAACTGTCACATTGTTTGGTCGGTTAGTTAGCGGTCAGTTAATTCCATCATTTGTATAAAGACGTGAGTGTGACCCAATCGACCTAAACTCATCGAGGAGAGCAGATATCAGGTGAATTTAGAGccaagatccatatttg contains the following coding sequences:
- the asah2 gene encoding neutral ceramidase isoform X1, with protein sequence MGSRVLQVALSVLLAIMTATTVGLIIAMVTKNNNITGSTPAPPSSPPYLIGLGRADCTGPPAEVPLMGYANSGQTAAGIHTRLFSRAFIVDDGQKRVVFVSVDIGMVSQRLRLEVMRSLEQKFGSLYHRQNVLLSGTHTHCGPGGYFQYTLLMMSTKGYIKSAVQPLVQAIVKSIELAHENMKPGRIFRNFGKLEQSSLNRSPQSYKNNPQDERDRYSEDTDKQVTVLKFTDSDGDGIGVLSWFAVHAVSMNYTNRMVSSDNMGLASLMMELDKNQGLPGEGRFVAGFSSSNLGDVTPNTRGPYCANTGLKCDYLNGSCPVGGTKMCMGVGPGVDMFESTRIIAENIYKKTKELYSTAVEEVTGPLHFAHQWVDMSNVTVKINSTHTVSTCKPALGHSFAAGTTDGGGDLNFTQGAVEGDPFWDGIRDALVGPPSNETQACHRPKPILFSTGEMTWPLPWHPTIIDVQMLLIGSVAVLAIPGEITTMSGRRLREAVKQELQVDGGFRDLEVVIAGLSNVYTHYITTYEEYQVQRYEAASTIFGPHTLTAYIHKFTHLSRAIREDSVSGLDSGPEPPFFSNLFNLLPAATADRKPVNTSFGQVLEQVYPVYRKGDVVSVTFVAGNPRHSGDIRDKTFVTVEKFDNNTKSWDVVHTDASWETRFHWLKGADRHSNTTVEWFIPDSAPSGVYRIRHFGHYKEIKNFRPVILPYEGQSDEFTVAASYYSAT
- the asah2 gene encoding neutral ceramidase isoform X2, translating into MGSRVLQVALSVLLAIMTATTVGLIIAMVTKNNNITGSTPAPPSSPPYLIGLGRADCTGPPAEVPLMGYANAGQTAAGIHTRLFSRAFIVDDGQKRVVFVSVDIGMVSQRLRLEVMRSLEQKFGSLYHRQNVLLSGTHTHCGPGGYFQYTLLMMSTKGYIKSAVQPLVQAIVKSIELAHENMKPGRIFRNFGKLEQSSLNRSPQSYKNNPQDERDRYSEDTDKQVTVLKFTDSDGDGIGVLSWFAVHAVSMNYTNRMVSSDNMGLASLMMELDKNQGLPGEGRFVAGFSSSNLGDVTPNTRGPYCANTGLKCDYLNGSCPVGGTKMCMGVGPGVDMFESTRIIAENIYKKTKELYSTAVEEVTGPLHFAHQWVDMSNVTVKINSTHTVSTCKPALGHSFAAGTTDGGGDLNFTQGAVEGDPFWDGIRDALVGPPSNETQACHRPKPILFSTGEMTWPLPWHPTIIDVQMLLIGSVAVLAIPGEITTMSGRRLREAVKQELQVDGGFRDLEVVIAGLSNVYTHYITTYEEYQVQRYEAASTIFGPHTLTAYIHKFTHLSRAIREDSVSGLDSGPEPPFFSNLFNLLPAATADRKPVNTSFGQVLEQVYPVYRKGDVVSVTFVAGNPRHSGDIRDKTFVTVEKFDNNTKSWDVVHTDASWETRFHWLKGADRHSNTTVEWFIPDSAPSGVYRIRHFGHYKEIKNFRPVILPYEGQSDEFTVAASYYSAT